A DNA window from Brassica napus cultivar Da-Ae chromosome C1, Da-Ae, whole genome shotgun sequence contains the following coding sequences:
- the LOC111204396 gene encoding receptor-like protein kinase HERK 1 encodes MGGEKLVTLVLVSCLFCTCCHGFTPQDNYLINCGSPSNSSLMDRVFMSDKLASNLLSSDNQEILASQSSSSSSDIYQTARVFTGVASYKISVARGRHWVRLHFNPFNYQTYQMGSAKFAVSSQTHVLLSDFTVKSRDVKEYSLNVETDDLVLTFTPSGGSFAFVNAIEVISVPASLITSSPPPRVVGGSGAFQGSLSSHAFETIHRLNMGGSLVTPNNDTLTRTWQPDSGFLLEKNLAKTVSKIPTVNFVPGYATEETAPKTVYGTCTEMNSDQNPNAIFNVTWAFDVDPGFQYFLRFHFCDIVSLSLNQLYFNLYIDSMLAVTDLDLSTYVDNTLAGAYSMDLVMPSPKSSNKMRVSIGPSTVHTDYPNAIVNGLEIMKMNNSRGQLSDGAFLPGGGPSTKQKNVGLIVGATVGPLLALALLGVCFVFFCKKRKLGQDGYSKTWMPFSINGTSVGSKGSRGTTLTSITTNANYRIPFAAVKDATNNFDESRNIGVGGFGKVYKGELNDGTRVAVKRGNPKSQQGLAEFRTEIEMLSQFRHRHLVSLIGYCDENNEMILVYEYMENGTVKGHLYGSGLPSLTWKQRLEICIGAARGLHYLHTGDSKPVIHRDVKSANILLDENFMAKVADFGLSKTGPELDQTHVSTAVKGSFGYLDPEYFRRQQLTEKSDVYSFGVVLFEVLCARPVIDPTLPREMVNLAEWAMKWQKKGLLDQIIDQSLRGNIRPDSLRKFAETAEKCLADYGVDRPSMGDVLWNLEYALQLQEAVVDGEPEDNSTNMIGDLPPQINNFSQGDTSVNVPGTAGRFEESSIDDLSGVSMSKVFSQLVKSEGR; translated from the coding sequence ATGGGTGGTGAAAAGTTGGTAACTTTGGTATTGGTTTCGTGCTTGTTCTGCACCTGCTGCCATGGATTCACGCCTCAGGACAATTACTTAATCAACTGCGGCTCACCCTCCAATTCCAGCCTCATGGATCGAGTCTTCATGTCCGATAAGCTCGCCTCCAACTTACTCTCCTCTGACAACCAAGAGATCCTCGCGAGTcaaagcagcagcagcagctcaGACATCTACCAGACGGCCAGAGTCTTCACCGGAGTCGCTAGCTACAAAATCTCCGTCGCTCGTGGCCGTCACTGGGTTCGTCTCCATTTCAATCCCTTCAACTACCAAACCTACCAAATGGGATCTGCCAAATTCGCGGTTTCGTCACAGACTCATGTGCTCTTAAGCGACTTCACGGTTAAGAGCAGAGATGTAAAAGAGTACTCTTTGAATGTAGAGACCGATGATCTCGTCCTCACGTTTACTCCCTCTGGTGGTTCCTTTGCGTTTGTGAACGCTATTGAGGTTATATCCGTGCCCGCCTCATTGATCACTTCTTCTCCTCCCCCGAGGGTAGTAGGCGGCTCAGGGGCCTTTCAGGGGAGCTTGTCATCGCATGCTTTCGAAACCATTCATAGACTGAACATGGGCGGTTCGCTTGTTACCCCTAACAACGATACTCTCACAAGAACTTGGCAGCCCGACTCGGGTTTTCTCCTCGAGAAGAATCTAGCTAAAACTGTGTCTAAGATTCCAACTGTTAACTTTGTTCCAGGCTATGCAACGGAGGAGACTGCGCCAAAAACTGTGTATGGTACTTGCACTGAGATGAATTCCGACCAAAACCCCAATGCCATTTTCAATGTCACGTGGGCGTTCGACGTTGATCCGGGGTTTCAGTACTTTTTACGCTTCCACTTCTGCGACATCGTGAGCTTGTCTCTCAACCAGCTGTATTTCAATCTTTACATTGACTCCATGCTCGCTGTTACCGATCTTGATCTCAGCACTTATGTGGATAACACCCTGGCTGGTGCATACAGCATGGACCTTGTTATGCCCTCTCCTAAGAGTAGTAATAAAATGCGTGTCAGCATTGGTCCTTCAACTGTCCACACTGATTACCCAAACGCGATTGTGAATGGATTGGAGATCATGAAGATGAACAACTCTCGAGGTCAGCTAAGCGACGGGGCATTTCTGCCAGGTGGTGGTCCCAGCACTAAGCAGAAGAATGTTGGTTTGATTGTAGGTGCAACCGTTGGTCCGTTGCTCGCGTTAGCCCTCTTGGGAGTTTGCTTTGTGTTCTTCTGTAAGAAGCGGAAACTTGGCCAAGATGGTTACTCCAAGACTTGGATGCCGTTTTCGATTAATGGAACTTCAGTGGGAAGCAAAGGTTCACGTGGAACCACGCTCACAAGTATAACTACAAACGCCAACTACCGTATCCCCTTTGCAGCGGTTAAAGACGCTACAAACAACTTCGACGAGAGTCGCAACATTGGTGTGGGAGGTTTTGGCAAAGTCTACAAAGGAGAGCTTAACGATGGCACTAGAGTAGCTGTGAAGAGAGGGAACCCAAAGTCTCAGCAAGGGCTTGCTGAGTTCAGGACAGAAATAGAAATGTTATCACAGTTTCGTCACCGCCATTTGGTTTCTCTGATCGGTTACTGCGACGAGAACAACGAGATGATACTGGTTTACGAGTATATGGAGAATGGAACGGTGAAGGGTCATCTTTACGGCTCGGGTCTTCCTAGCTTGACTTGGAAACAACGCCTTGAGATCTGCATTGGCGCGGCTAGAGGATTGCATTACCTTCACACGGGTGACTCGAAACCTGTCATCCACAGAGACGTGAAGTCCGCAAACATATTGCTTGATGAGAACTTCATGGCGAAAGTTGCAGACTTTGGACTGTCTAAGACCGGACCTGAGCTCGATCAGACTCATGTGAGTACTGCTGTGAAAGGAAGTTTCGGGTATCTTGACCCTGAGTACTTCAGAAGGCAACAGCTCACTGAGAAATCAGATGTCTACTCCTTTGGCGTTGTTCTGTTCGAGGTTCTCTGTGCTAGACCTGTTATAGACCCTACGCTTCCGAGAGAGATGGTGAATCTTGCGGAATGGGCGATGAAGTGGCAGAAGAAAGGGCTGTTGGATCAGATCATTGACCAGTCGCTTCGCGGTAACATCAGACCTGATTCGTTGAGGAAGTTTGCGGAGACAGCAGAGAAATGTTTGGCTGATTACGGAGTGGACAGGCCATCTATGGGAGATGTGTTGTGGAATCTTGAATACGCTCTGCAGCTGCAAGAAGCGGTGGTTGATGGCGAACCAGAAGATAACAGCACAAATATGATTGGAGACTTGCCTCCACAGATCAACAATTTCAGTCAGGGAGACACGAGTGTTAACGTACCGGGAACCGCGGGACGGTTTGAGGAATCGAGCATTGATGATCTCTCTGGTGTTTCAATGAGTAAAGTATTCTCTCAACTTGTGAAATCCGAAGGAAGGTAA